From Pangasianodon hypophthalmus isolate fPanHyp1 chromosome 30, fPanHyp1.pri, whole genome shotgun sequence, a single genomic window includes:
- the rad51 gene encoding DNA repair protein RAD51 homolog 1 isoform X1: MAMSVSRVEVEADVEEDESFGPQPLNRLEQCGISASDLKKLEDAGFHTIEAVAYAPKKELLNIKGISEAKADKILGEAAKLVPMGFTTATEFHQRRAEIIQISTGSKELDKLLQGGIETGSITEMFGEFRTGKTQLCHTLAVTCQLPIDQGGGEGKAMYIDTEGTFRPERLLAVAERYGLVGSDVLDNVAYARAFNTDHQTQLLYQASAMMAESRYALLIVDSATALYRTDYSGRGELSARQCHLGRFLRMLLRLADEFGVAVVITNQVVAQVDGAAMFSADPKKPIGGNILAHASTTRLYLRKGRGETRICKIYDSPCLPEAEAMFAINADGVGDAKD, translated from the exons ATGGCGATGAGCGTGAGTCGAGTGGAGGTTGAGGCCGATGTTGAAGAAGATGAGAGCTTCGGCCCACAGCCACTGAACCGCCTGGAG cagtgtggtATCAGTGCGAGTGATCTGAAGAAGCTGGAGGACGCAGGGTTCCACACCATCGAGGCCGTGGCGTACGCTCCTAAAAAAGAGCTGCTGAACATTAAGGGCATCAGTGAGGCCAAAGCTGACAAGATCCTG ggCGAAGCAGCTAAACTGGTTCCTATGGGATTCACCACGGCAACAGAGTTTCACCAGCGCAGAGCCGAGATCATCCAGATCTCCACCGGCTCCAAAGAACTCGACAAACTGCTGCAGG gcggtATCGAGACAGGGTCCATCACGGAGATGTTCGGTGAGTTCCGTACAGGAAAGACTCAGCTGTGCCACACGCTGGCGGTGACGTGTCAGCTCCCCATCGATCAGGGGGGAGGAGAGGGGAAGGCCATGTACATCGACACTGAGGGCACCTTCAGACCCGAGAGACTGCTGGCTGTGGCAGAGag gtacGGGCTTGTCGGCAGTGATGTTTTGGATAATGTAGCTTACGCTCGAGCTTTCAACACGGATCATCAGACTCAGCTGCTCTATCAGGCTTCAGCTATGATGGCCGAGTCCAG gtatgCTCTGCTGATAGTGGACAGTGCCACTGCGCTCTACAGGACAGATTATTCTGGAAGAGGCGAGCTCTCGGCCCGTCAGTGTCACCTGGGCCGCTTCCTCCGCATGCTGCTGCGCCTCGCTGACGAG tttGGCGTTGCTGTCGTCATCACCAATCAGGTCGTAGCACAGGTGGACGGGGCAGCCATGTTTTCCGCAGATCCTAAAAAGCCGATTGGAGGAAATATCTTAGCACACGCCTCCACTACCAG GTTGTATTTGAGGAAGGGCCGTGGTGAAACTCGGATCTGTAAAATTTACGACTCTCCCTGCTTACCTGAGGCGGAGGCCATGTTCGCCATCAACGCAGACGGAGTAGGAGACGCAAAGGACTGA
- the rad51 gene encoding DNA repair protein RAD51 homolog 1 isoform X2, which translates to MAMSVSRVEVEADVEEDESFGPQPLNRLECGISASDLKKLEDAGFHTIEAVAYAPKKELLNIKGISEAKADKILGEAAKLVPMGFTTATEFHQRRAEIIQISTGSKELDKLLQGGIETGSITEMFGEFRTGKTQLCHTLAVTCQLPIDQGGGEGKAMYIDTEGTFRPERLLAVAERYGLVGSDVLDNVAYARAFNTDHQTQLLYQASAMMAESRYALLIVDSATALYRTDYSGRGELSARQCHLGRFLRMLLRLADEFGVAVVITNQVVAQVDGAAMFSADPKKPIGGNILAHASTTRLYLRKGRGETRICKIYDSPCLPEAEAMFAINADGVGDAKD; encoded by the exons ATGGCGATGAGCGTGAGTCGAGTGGAGGTTGAGGCCGATGTTGAAGAAGATGAGAGCTTCGGCCCACAGCCACTGAACCGCCTGGAG tgtggtATCAGTGCGAGTGATCTGAAGAAGCTGGAGGACGCAGGGTTCCACACCATCGAGGCCGTGGCGTACGCTCCTAAAAAAGAGCTGCTGAACATTAAGGGCATCAGTGAGGCCAAAGCTGACAAGATCCTG ggCGAAGCAGCTAAACTGGTTCCTATGGGATTCACCACGGCAACAGAGTTTCACCAGCGCAGAGCCGAGATCATCCAGATCTCCACCGGCTCCAAAGAACTCGACAAACTGCTGCAGG gcggtATCGAGACAGGGTCCATCACGGAGATGTTCGGTGAGTTCCGTACAGGAAAGACTCAGCTGTGCCACACGCTGGCGGTGACGTGTCAGCTCCCCATCGATCAGGGGGGAGGAGAGGGGAAGGCCATGTACATCGACACTGAGGGCACCTTCAGACCCGAGAGACTGCTGGCTGTGGCAGAGag gtacGGGCTTGTCGGCAGTGATGTTTTGGATAATGTAGCTTACGCTCGAGCTTTCAACACGGATCATCAGACTCAGCTGCTCTATCAGGCTTCAGCTATGATGGCCGAGTCCAG gtatgCTCTGCTGATAGTGGACAGTGCCACTGCGCTCTACAGGACAGATTATTCTGGAAGAGGCGAGCTCTCGGCCCGTCAGTGTCACCTGGGCCGCTTCCTCCGCATGCTGCTGCGCCTCGCTGACGAG tttGGCGTTGCTGTCGTCATCACCAATCAGGTCGTAGCACAGGTGGACGGGGCAGCCATGTTTTCCGCAGATCCTAAAAAGCCGATTGGAGGAAATATCTTAGCACACGCCTCCACTACCAG GTTGTATTTGAGGAAGGGCCGTGGTGAAACTCGGATCTGTAAAATTTACGACTCTCCCTGCTTACCTGAGGCGGAGGCCATGTTCGCCATCAACGCAGACGGAGTAGGAGACGCAAAGGACTGA